The Bombus fervidus isolate BK054 chromosome 6, iyBomFerv1, whole genome shotgun sequence genome contains a region encoding:
- the LOC139988357 gene encoding endoplasmic reticulum junction formation protein lunapark-A-like isoform X3, giving the protein MYKQRKKTTIEILEDLDAKIKEIERYGYSTEQRHKKIVGTLILYSVILYIITAFIFYFYFFPASLYDQIFYIIPLLIFPILILLTKKMVTWYYKCKISKNQDRLSSMQSEKKKILDEVTETETYKKAKEILLKFAPDQLRMTPLSPQTTFKASSSTETPKQSSTPQRIISPISFPTELRRRVITNQNQPLNVHSGIPANTGPVPVGIAPTQNPLNTSFQGGIRPVNTPIRDYRNPLPRPVLPRQRTYLDRLIDYLVGDGPSNRYALVCRNCESHNGMALKEEFEYFGFRCCYCNFWNRARKQKPSAPKLTYNVAHSSSSLNTSEYLASDPNVAEHLKSPQTESINASDTDSDIEVVERPTEALEKIENVTEPVKDTCDEPNNAEPHNAVSDTTESETKEVHNCDESDEKMDIDESSS; this is encoded by the exons aggaagaaaacaacaattgaaattttagaagATCTTGATgcg aaaattaaagaGATAGAAAGATATGGATATAGTACGGAACAAAGACATAAAAAGATTGTTGGAACTCTGATATTATATAGTGTgatactttatattataacagCATTCATTTTTTACTTCTATTTCTTCCCTGCATCGCTGTatgatcaaatattttatatcattccactgttaatttttccaattct AATATTGCTTACAAAAAAGATGGTAACGTggtattataaatgtaaaatttctaaaaatcaaGATAGATTAAGTAGTATGCAatctgaaaaaaagaaaattctagaTGAAGTTACAGAGActgaaacatataaaaaagCTAAAGAAATTCTGTTAAAGTTTGCACCTGATCAATTAAGAATGACTCCA tTGTCCCCGCAG ACAACTTTTAAAGCATCATCATCAACAGAAACTCCTAAACAATCAAGTACACCACAGCGTATAATATCTCCAATATCATTTCCTACGGAACTGAGAAGACGTGTAATAACAAATCAAAATCAACCACTGAATGTGCATAGTGGTATACCTGCTAACACTGGTCCTGTCCCAGTTGGCATAGCTCCCACTCAGAATCCATTAAATACTTCCTTCCAGGGTGGTATTAGACCAGTTAATACTCCAATTCGTGATTATC gaAATCCGTTACCACGTCCAGTATTACCGCGGCAAAGGACTTATTTGGATCGATTGATTGATTATCTTGTTGGAGATGGTCCATCGAATCGCTATGCATTAGTGTGTCGAAATTGTGAGTCTCACAATGGGATGGCTCTCAAAGaggaatttgaatatttcg GATTCAGATGTTGTTATTGCAACTTTTGGAATCGTGCAAGAAAACAGAAGCCATCTGCTCCGaaattaacgtataatgttgcaCATAGTAGTTCATCTTTAAATACTTCTGAATATCTAGCATCTGATCCAAATGTAGCAGAACATTTAAAATCTCCGCAAACGGAATCAATAAATGCATCGGATACAG attcaGATATCGAAGTCGTTGAGCGACCAACAGAAGCATTGGAAAAGATTGAAAACGTTACTGAACCAGTTAAAGATACATGTG ATGAACCAAACAATGCCGAGCCACATAATGCAGTATCGGACACTACAGAGTCTGAAACGAAAGAAGTACATAATTGTGATGAAAGTGATGAAAAAATGGATATCGATGAATCATCGtcttaa
- the LOC139987880 gene encoding IQ motif and ubiquitin-like domain-containing protein, with the protein MVCCRSVEVEDRRIKKPYLGGWKHKITQVEYLNAESQTGPLRKPEKEKCSKKVQYISWTDVFTQTPCVHPTQMWRSDYFISAESDKYITSKPYETYEEMMKRLDYDGKARIIQRNYRIYKLLKYIKEYARQYRELVKGCELYEAEKIMLYRKRHQQEILRTINPKTRSDFDLLYGLVEKWRRDRLECAKLRFFKPARCAENYEILEKTIEMLNVIDEKRQAVKQRYRKRKRAKFVAVNCKPILWNGYKNKLLEMDTMRNQKARELKMIYDSLMNYDVTREQRMEMLTILKKSLEVHNCVPVFHLIRLLDEELTYLARGMKRMSLGHFRERIIYSYLNFLRSSHSCCCVNNDRYFCKNVDDEKLREPIEPITKLCHSCLKLLPIQRFTIHGRMKKLSTCVDCTWLSERNIRHVNYDPYKFLLDCVRCEETKRESPSAIAFMMQKHDMYHLVNNIWHGHSVVSENRDMFLLRIVRYDVNEEWSPWNCILLTEEEADVHCRIKDFTSVYSKPLIEKILLSHQLAKNQFKHLRQFEKEFQDKFHKIEDKAVYNPAIKVDDYLFT; encoded by the exons atggtTTGCTGCCGTTCCGTGGAAGTGGAAgatcgaagaataaaaaaaccTTATTTAGGAGGATGGAAGCATAAAATTACCCaagtagaatatttaaatgccGAATCGCAAACAGGTCCCCTAAGGAAgccagaaaaagaaaagtgcAGTAAAAAAGTGCAATATATTTCTTGGACAGATGTATTTACACAAACACCATGCGTTCATCCAACACAGATGTGGCG ATCTGATTACTTTATATCGGCTGAATcggataaatatataacatcaAAACCATACGAAACATACGAAGAAATGATGAAACGACTAGATTACGATGGAAAGGCGCGAATTATCCAAAGAAActatagaatatacaaattattgaAGTATATCAAAGAATATGCGAGACAGTATCGAGAGTTAGTCAAAGGCTGTGAGCTATACGAAGCAGAAAAGATAATGTTATACAG GAAGAGGCATCAGCAGGAAATACTTCGAACAATTAATCCCAAAACTCGATCGGATTTTGACCTGTTATATGGTTTGGTTGAAAAATGGAGACGCGATCGCCTTGAATGTGCGAAGCTACGTTTCTTTAAACCTGCGAGATGTGcagaaaattacgaaattttgGAAAAGACCATAGAAATGCTGAATGTAATCGACGAGAAAAGACAGGCGGTGAAGCAGCGCTATAGGAAGCGGAAACGCGCGAAATTTGTTGCGGTTAACTGCAAGCCTATTCTGTGGAACGGTTACAAGAATAAATTGCTGGAAATGGACACAATGAGGAACCAGAAAGCAAGAGAATTGAAAATGATTTACGACTCGTTGATGAACTACGATGTTACTCGCGAGCAACGCATGGAGATGCTCACGATACTGAAGAAATCGTTGGAGGTACACAACTGTGTGCCTGTTTTCCATTTGATACGACTCTTGGACGAAGAGCTGACCTACTTAGCAAGGGGGATGAAACGCATGTCGCTAGGCCACTTTCGAGAAAGGAtaattt ACAGTTACTTGAACTTTTTACGGTCGTCGCACTCGTGCTGTTGCGTGAACAACGACAGATACTTTTGTAAGAACGTGGATGATGAAAAATTGCGAGAACCAATTGAACCTATAACGAAATTGTGTCACAGTTGTTTGAAATTGCTTCCTATTCAACGATTCACCATTCATGGAAGGATGAAAAAGCTGTCTACTTGCGTTG ATTGTACTTGGTTGAGTGAACGAAATATTAGACACGTGAACTACGACCCTTACAAATTTCTACTGGACTGTGTGCGCTGTGAGGAAACGAAAAGAGAATCACCTTCGGCCATCGCGTTTATGATGCAAAAACACGACATGTACCATTTGGTGAACAATATTTGGCACGGCCACTCAGTAGTCAGTGAAAATAGAGATATGTTCCTATTACGGATCGTTCGATACGACGTAAACGAGGAGTGGTCACCGTGGAATTGTATCCTTTTAACTGAAGAAGAGGCTGACGTTCATTGCAGGATCAAGGATTTCACGAGCGTATACTCGAAGCCACTTATCGAAAAAATCTTGTTGTCTCATCAGTTAGCGAAAAACCAATTCAA GCATTTGAGACAGTTTGAGAAGGAGTTTCAAgataaatttcacaaaatcGAGGATAAAGCGGTGTACAATCCAGCGATCAAAGTGGACGATTATCTTTTTACGTGA
- the LOC139988357 gene encoding endoplasmic reticulum junction formation protein lunapark-A-like isoform X2, which yields MGIILSRFRRKKTTIEILEDLDAKIKEIERYGYSTEQRHKKIVGTLILYSVILYIITAFIFYFYFFPASLYDQIFYIIPLLIFPILILLTKKMVTWYYKCKISKNQDRLSSMQSEKKKILDEVTETETYKKAKEILLKFAPDQLRMTPTTFKASSSTETPKQSSTPQRIISPISFPTELRRRVITNQNQPLNVHSGIPANTGPVPVGIAPTQNPLNTSFQGGIRPVNTPIRDYRNPLPRPVLPRQRTYLDRLIDYLVGDGPSNRYALVCRNCESHNGMALKEEFEYFGFRCCYCNFWNRARKQKPSAPKLTYNVAHSSSSLNTSEYLASDPNVAEHLKSPQTESINASDTDSDIEVVERPTEALEKIENVTEPVKDTCDEPNNAEPHNAVSDTTESETKEVHNCDESDEKMDIDESSS from the exons ATGGGGATTATATTATCAAGATTTCGC aggaagaaaacaacaattgaaattttagaagATCTTGATgcg aaaattaaagaGATAGAAAGATATGGATATAGTACGGAACAAAGACATAAAAAGATTGTTGGAACTCTGATATTATATAGTGTgatactttatattataacagCATTCATTTTTTACTTCTATTTCTTCCCTGCATCGCTGTatgatcaaatattttatatcattccactgttaatttttccaattct AATATTGCTTACAAAAAAGATGGTAACGTggtattataaatgtaaaatttctaaaaatcaaGATAGATTAAGTAGTATGCAatctgaaaaaaagaaaattctagaTGAAGTTACAGAGActgaaacatataaaaaagCTAAAGAAATTCTGTTAAAGTTTGCACCTGATCAATTAAGAATGACTCCA ACAACTTTTAAAGCATCATCATCAACAGAAACTCCTAAACAATCAAGTACACCACAGCGTATAATATCTCCAATATCATTTCCTACGGAACTGAGAAGACGTGTAATAACAAATCAAAATCAACCACTGAATGTGCATAGTGGTATACCTGCTAACACTGGTCCTGTCCCAGTTGGCATAGCTCCCACTCAGAATCCATTAAATACTTCCTTCCAGGGTGGTATTAGACCAGTTAATACTCCAATTCGTGATTATC gaAATCCGTTACCACGTCCAGTATTACCGCGGCAAAGGACTTATTTGGATCGATTGATTGATTATCTTGTTGGAGATGGTCCATCGAATCGCTATGCATTAGTGTGTCGAAATTGTGAGTCTCACAATGGGATGGCTCTCAAAGaggaatttgaatatttcg GATTCAGATGTTGTTATTGCAACTTTTGGAATCGTGCAAGAAAACAGAAGCCATCTGCTCCGaaattaacgtataatgttgcaCATAGTAGTTCATCTTTAAATACTTCTGAATATCTAGCATCTGATCCAAATGTAGCAGAACATTTAAAATCTCCGCAAACGGAATCAATAAATGCATCGGATACAG attcaGATATCGAAGTCGTTGAGCGACCAACAGAAGCATTGGAAAAGATTGAAAACGTTACTGAACCAGTTAAAGATACATGTG ATGAACCAAACAATGCCGAGCCACATAATGCAGTATCGGACACTACAGAGTCTGAAACGAAAGAAGTACATAATTGTGATGAAAGTGATGAAAAAATGGATATCGATGAATCATCGtcttaa
- the LOC139988357 gene encoding endoplasmic reticulum junction formation protein lunapark-A-like isoform X1 — translation MGIILSRFRRKKTTIEILEDLDAKIKEIERYGYSTEQRHKKIVGTLILYSVILYIITAFIFYFYFFPASLYDQIFYIIPLLIFPILILLTKKMVTWYYKCKISKNQDRLSSMQSEKKKILDEVTETETYKKAKEILLKFAPDQLRMTPLSPQTTFKASSSTETPKQSSTPQRIISPISFPTELRRRVITNQNQPLNVHSGIPANTGPVPVGIAPTQNPLNTSFQGGIRPVNTPIRDYRNPLPRPVLPRQRTYLDRLIDYLVGDGPSNRYALVCRNCESHNGMALKEEFEYFGFRCCYCNFWNRARKQKPSAPKLTYNVAHSSSSLNTSEYLASDPNVAEHLKSPQTESINASDTDSDIEVVERPTEALEKIENVTEPVKDTCDEPNNAEPHNAVSDTTESETKEVHNCDESDEKMDIDESSS, via the exons ATGGGGATTATATTATCAAGATTTCGC aggaagaaaacaacaattgaaattttagaagATCTTGATgcg aaaattaaagaGATAGAAAGATATGGATATAGTACGGAACAAAGACATAAAAAGATTGTTGGAACTCTGATATTATATAGTGTgatactttatattataacagCATTCATTTTTTACTTCTATTTCTTCCCTGCATCGCTGTatgatcaaatattttatatcattccactgttaatttttccaattct AATATTGCTTACAAAAAAGATGGTAACGTggtattataaatgtaaaatttctaaaaatcaaGATAGATTAAGTAGTATGCAatctgaaaaaaagaaaattctagaTGAAGTTACAGAGActgaaacatataaaaaagCTAAAGAAATTCTGTTAAAGTTTGCACCTGATCAATTAAGAATGACTCCA tTGTCCCCGCAG ACAACTTTTAAAGCATCATCATCAACAGAAACTCCTAAACAATCAAGTACACCACAGCGTATAATATCTCCAATATCATTTCCTACGGAACTGAGAAGACGTGTAATAACAAATCAAAATCAACCACTGAATGTGCATAGTGGTATACCTGCTAACACTGGTCCTGTCCCAGTTGGCATAGCTCCCACTCAGAATCCATTAAATACTTCCTTCCAGGGTGGTATTAGACCAGTTAATACTCCAATTCGTGATTATC gaAATCCGTTACCACGTCCAGTATTACCGCGGCAAAGGACTTATTTGGATCGATTGATTGATTATCTTGTTGGAGATGGTCCATCGAATCGCTATGCATTAGTGTGTCGAAATTGTGAGTCTCACAATGGGATGGCTCTCAAAGaggaatttgaatatttcg GATTCAGATGTTGTTATTGCAACTTTTGGAATCGTGCAAGAAAACAGAAGCCATCTGCTCCGaaattaacgtataatgttgcaCATAGTAGTTCATCTTTAAATACTTCTGAATATCTAGCATCTGATCCAAATGTAGCAGAACATTTAAAATCTCCGCAAACGGAATCAATAAATGCATCGGATACAG attcaGATATCGAAGTCGTTGAGCGACCAACAGAAGCATTGGAAAAGATTGAAAACGTTACTGAACCAGTTAAAGATACATGTG ATGAACCAAACAATGCCGAGCCACATAATGCAGTATCGGACACTACAGAGTCTGAAACGAAAGAAGTACATAATTGTGATGAAAGTGATGAAAAAATGGATATCGATGAATCATCGtcttaa
- the Naa35 gene encoding N-alpha-acetyltransferase 35 isoform X2, with amino-acid sequence MATMVEEQNSVDMGEDKESQFEQVTYNWVDITQEFFDAITELELGELLRDELFGLFEAMSAIEMMDPKMDVGMLCNRGNNKPCTFTQAVDSGALKLDNLTPSEVIGIIDSTYACIVSWLEGHSLAQTVFTNLYLHQPSQIVDKPLRTFCYAVYKIIEIIKDCINKALVFEEEDFQSVTYGYRLQQDITEQKIISMLREVEDELPGKRIKPIHVVSEKEYGDRLALYARIRFTKIFYQILSLMGKKEQLQQNLNDCHTLLSRCSYMIQMMIKTVNSGEKADEISNYPNIMGFDPMVNQRLLPPTFPRYTKIKPRLEALKYLDELLNRFRTVTTITNQNGFHAALDFFLEFSRRSPCILSRSMLQIVYLPTTNRVFGVQNFADVLKDAARNFIAPPVLMPKSTLLQNHQAKEYVDSFLSHCVGLFGSLLQLTGHNRARQRDKLAHLLDDFAILQDEAERVDGFLHALSMKSDTPRSHLACFGTWILYHTLRVMVMYLLSGFELELYSVHEYHYIFWYLYEFLYGWLVSAITRANTFLMEHDVHNDTHKGRGGKKSAKNKKKKSTSRPYNLEILMYQAMQNICGGYYKALVGFRMDGKIPLPESPFDSERVRYEHRLLPFSSLLTPPPVHYQEFLDMTNAQMHKRNVTSEMLYLAGCRHFHQARNMLERALSFYPQNSSTLNEINDLLKVAKTNFVVLKLLADGHKKDSKEPPVFDFSYHQHFPLIKLI; translated from the exons ATGGCGACCATGGTAGAAGAACAGAATTCGGTTGACATGGGCGAAGATAAAGAATCACA ATTCGAACAAGTTACTTACAATTGGGTGGATATTACCCAAGAATTTTTCGATGCCATTACAG aGTTGGAATTGGGTGAACTATTGCGTGATGAGTTATTTGGATTATTTGAGGCCATGTCTGCAATTGAAATGATGGATCCAAAAATGGATGTTGGCATGCTATGTAATAGAGGCAACAACAAACCATGCACTTTTACACAGGCTGTTGACTCTGGTGCATTGAAATTGGACAATTTGACACCGTCAGAAGTTATAGGAATAATAGATTCAACATATGCGTGCATAGTGTCTTGGCTTGAAGGCCATAGTTTAGCGCAAACAGTTTTCACTAACTTATATCTTCACCAACCGAGTCAAATAGTGGATAAACCTTTGAGAACCTTTTGTTAtgctgtatataaaataattgaaataattaaagattgCATCAATAAAGCATTAGTTTTTGAGGAAGAAGATTTCCAGAGTGTTACTTATGGTTATAGATTGCAACAAGATATTACAGAACAAAAAATCATATCCATGCTGAGAGAAGTAGAAGATGAACTACCTGGGAAAAGAATAAAACCAATTCATGTAGTATCAGAGAAAGAA tATGGTGATAGATTAGCACTCTATGCCAGAATTAgatttactaaaatattttatcagattttatcattaatgggaaagaaagaacagttgcaacaaaatttaaatgattGTCATACATTGTTATCAAGATGTTCTTATATGATTCAAATGATGATTAAAACAGTAAACAGTGGAGAAAAAGCTGATGAAATAT CAAATTATCCAAATATTATGGGGTTTGACCCTATGGTGAATCAAAGATTATTACCACCAACATTTCCACggtatacaaaaataaagcCAAGACTCGAGgctctaaaatatttagatgAGCTATTAAATAGATTTCGAACAGTTACTACGATTACTAATCAGAATGGTTTTCACGCAGCTTTG GacttttttttagaattttcacgACGAAGTCCATGTATATTATCCAGATCAATGTTGCAAATAGTTTATTTACCTACAACAAATCGAGTATTCGGTGTGCAAAATTTTGCCGATGTTTTGAAAGACGCAGCGCGGAATTTCATAGCTCCTCCGGTACTAATGCCAAAGAGCACGTTACTTCAAAATCATCAAGCTAAGGAATATGTTGATAGTTTCTTATCTCATTGTGTGGGTCTCTTTGGTAGTTTGTTGCAACTTACTGGTCATAATAGAGCAAGACAGAGAGATAAATTAGCACATTTATTGGATGATTTTGCAATATTACAGGATGAA GCTGAAAGAGTTGATGGATTTTTACATGCCTTGTCAATGAAAAGTGATACACCAAGGTCACATTTAGCTTGTTTCGGAACATGGATCTTGTATCATACACTACGAGTTATGGTCATGTATTTATTAAGTGGCTTTGAATTGGAATTATATTCAGTGCATGAATATCACTATATATTTTGGTACTTATATGAATTTCTTTATGGATGGCTAGTATCGGCTATTACAAGAGCCAATACGTTCTTGATGGAACATGATGTACATAATGATACACATAAAGGTAGAGGTGGTAAGAAAAGTGcgaaaaacaagaagaaaaaatcaaCATCAAGACcgtataatttagaaatattaatgtatCAAGCGATGCAAAATATATGTGGAGGATATTACAAA gCTTTAGTTGGTTTCCGTATGGATGGTAAAATACCACTTCCTGAGTCGCCATTTGATTCAGAACGAGTTCGATATGAGCACAGGTTATTACCATTTTCTTCCTTACTCACTCCACCTCCGGTACATTATCAAGAATTCTTAGATATGACAAACGCACAGATGCATAAAAGAAAC GTTACTAGTGAAATGCTGTACTTAGCCGGTTGTCGTCATTTTCATCAAGCTAGAAATATGTTAGAACGAGCTTTGTCTTTTTATCCACAAAATTCTAGTACTCTAAATGag ATCaatgatttattaaaagtGGCAAAAACGAATTTCGTGGTTCTAAAGTTACTCGCTGATGGGCATAAAAAGGATTCCAAAGAACCTCCAGTATTTGACTTCTCGTATCATCAACATTTCccattaataaaattgatctAA
- the Naa35 gene encoding N-alpha-acetyltransferase 35 isoform X1 has translation MATMVEEQNSVDMGEDKESQFEQVTYNWVDITQEFFDAITELELGELLRDELFGLFEAMSAIEMMDPKMDVGMLCNRGNNKPCTFTQAVDSGALKLDNLTPSEVIGIIDSTYACIVSWLEGHSLAQTVFTNLYLHQPSQIVDKPLRTFCYAVYKIIEIIKDCINKALVFEEEDFQSVTYGYRLQQDITEQKIISMLREVEDELPGKRIKPIHVVSEKEYGDRLALYARIRFTKIFYQILSLMGKKEQLQQNLNDCHTLLSRCSYMIQMMIKTVNSGEKADEISNYPNIMGFDPMVNQRLLPPTFPRYTKIKPRLEALKYLDELLNRFRTVTTITNQNGFHAALDFFLEFSRRSPCILSRSMLQIVYLPTTNRVFGVQNFADVLKDAARNFIAPPVLMPKSTLLQNHQAKEYVDSFLSHCVGLFGSLLQLTGHNRARQRDKLAHLLDDFAILQDEAERVDGFLHALSMKSDTPRSHLACFGTWILYHTLRVMVMYLLSGFELELYSVHEYHYIFWYLYEFLYGWLVSAITRANTFLMEHDVHNDTHKGRGGKKSAKNKKKKSTSRPYNLEILMYQAMQNICGGYYKALVGFRMDGKIPLPESPFDSERVRYEHRLLPFSSLLTPPPVHYQEFLDMTNAQMHKRNEKVTSEMLYLAGCRHFHQARNMLERALSFYPQNSSTLNEINDLLKVAKTNFVVLKLLADGHKKDSKEPPVFDFSYHQHFPLIKLI, from the exons ATGGCGACCATGGTAGAAGAACAGAATTCGGTTGACATGGGCGAAGATAAAGAATCACA ATTCGAACAAGTTACTTACAATTGGGTGGATATTACCCAAGAATTTTTCGATGCCATTACAG aGTTGGAATTGGGTGAACTATTGCGTGATGAGTTATTTGGATTATTTGAGGCCATGTCTGCAATTGAAATGATGGATCCAAAAATGGATGTTGGCATGCTATGTAATAGAGGCAACAACAAACCATGCACTTTTACACAGGCTGTTGACTCTGGTGCATTGAAATTGGACAATTTGACACCGTCAGAAGTTATAGGAATAATAGATTCAACATATGCGTGCATAGTGTCTTGGCTTGAAGGCCATAGTTTAGCGCAAACAGTTTTCACTAACTTATATCTTCACCAACCGAGTCAAATAGTGGATAAACCTTTGAGAACCTTTTGTTAtgctgtatataaaataattgaaataattaaagattgCATCAATAAAGCATTAGTTTTTGAGGAAGAAGATTTCCAGAGTGTTACTTATGGTTATAGATTGCAACAAGATATTACAGAACAAAAAATCATATCCATGCTGAGAGAAGTAGAAGATGAACTACCTGGGAAAAGAATAAAACCAATTCATGTAGTATCAGAGAAAGAA tATGGTGATAGATTAGCACTCTATGCCAGAATTAgatttactaaaatattttatcagattttatcattaatgggaaagaaagaacagttgcaacaaaatttaaatgattGTCATACATTGTTATCAAGATGTTCTTATATGATTCAAATGATGATTAAAACAGTAAACAGTGGAGAAAAAGCTGATGAAATAT CAAATTATCCAAATATTATGGGGTTTGACCCTATGGTGAATCAAAGATTATTACCACCAACATTTCCACggtatacaaaaataaagcCAAGACTCGAGgctctaaaatatttagatgAGCTATTAAATAGATTTCGAACAGTTACTACGATTACTAATCAGAATGGTTTTCACGCAGCTTTG GacttttttttagaattttcacgACGAAGTCCATGTATATTATCCAGATCAATGTTGCAAATAGTTTATTTACCTACAACAAATCGAGTATTCGGTGTGCAAAATTTTGCCGATGTTTTGAAAGACGCAGCGCGGAATTTCATAGCTCCTCCGGTACTAATGCCAAAGAGCACGTTACTTCAAAATCATCAAGCTAAGGAATATGTTGATAGTTTCTTATCTCATTGTGTGGGTCTCTTTGGTAGTTTGTTGCAACTTACTGGTCATAATAGAGCAAGACAGAGAGATAAATTAGCACATTTATTGGATGATTTTGCAATATTACAGGATGAA GCTGAAAGAGTTGATGGATTTTTACATGCCTTGTCAATGAAAAGTGATACACCAAGGTCACATTTAGCTTGTTTCGGAACATGGATCTTGTATCATACACTACGAGTTATGGTCATGTATTTATTAAGTGGCTTTGAATTGGAATTATATTCAGTGCATGAATATCACTATATATTTTGGTACTTATATGAATTTCTTTATGGATGGCTAGTATCGGCTATTACAAGAGCCAATACGTTCTTGATGGAACATGATGTACATAATGATACACATAAAGGTAGAGGTGGTAAGAAAAGTGcgaaaaacaagaagaaaaaatcaaCATCAAGACcgtataatttagaaatattaatgtatCAAGCGATGCAAAATATATGTGGAGGATATTACAAA gCTTTAGTTGGTTTCCGTATGGATGGTAAAATACCACTTCCTGAGTCGCCATTTGATTCAGAACGAGTTCGATATGAGCACAGGTTATTACCATTTTCTTCCTTACTCACTCCACCTCCGGTACATTATCAAGAATTCTTAGATATGACAAACGCACAGATGCATAAAAGAAAC GAAAAGGTTACTAGTGAAATGCTGTACTTAGCCGGTTGTCGTCATTTTCATCAAGCTAGAAATATGTTAGAACGAGCTTTGTCTTTTTATCCACAAAATTCTAGTACTCTAAATGag ATCaatgatttattaaaagtGGCAAAAACGAATTTCGTGGTTCTAAAGTTACTCGCTGATGGGCATAAAAAGGATTCCAAAGAACCTCCAGTATTTGACTTCTCGTATCATCAACATTTCccattaataaaattgatctAA